Within Malus domestica chromosome 04, GDT2T_hap1, the genomic segment AAAATCCTTCAATTATTACGACGCTCTCTGCACTCCACCTCTTTTACTCGGCTCGGCTCCCTTCTCCCGGAATGCTAAAGTCATTTCGGTTAGAGGATGCCCTTTAATTCTATATTCTTTCAAGAAATTAACATTTTAATAAATAGTGTTAGGTCATATTTCTTATAATCTCCAACCGACAAGGCTAAAAAACTATAGGTTAAACATAATTTCCAACCGAGGGGATTAAAGGATCATAGgccaacataatttattattttaattgaattaatatggttacttaaaaactacctcaataatttttcagATAGGATTTTAAGTGACACGTGTCGCTAAAGTGAGTAACTTTTCAGATTTCTTGTCAATATGtattctcaataatttttcggattAGATTTCGAGTGCCACGTATTCTCAATAATTGTTtaagtttaatgttatttaatgttgtttaatattgtttaatgttgtttattGTTGTTcaagtttaatgttatttaatgttgtttaatattttttttaattttgtttccatgaaaaaaaaatcaaatccaatgaTTACTTGTATCAGCATGACACCAGCTAGCAAGGTAGCCGTGGCAATTCAAACTTTGGACCGGCTGACTGGCTCAATTGGGTCAGTTGGCCTGATTTGGTATTTTTGACATGGTGGGGCCTAAAAGCTCTTTGGCataacttcggttagagatgattgtcatttcaaactatttttaATTCTATAAGGAttgattggagatggcctaacccTGGCGCTCCCCACCCTCCCCATTCAAATTTTGCCACTCCTACAAGTACACCCCATCTCTGTTTCCCAAGACGCTTTTCAAACTTCAAACCCAAAACCGCGGCTCCCAAACAaatccctctttctctctcttgagtctctctctcctccaatctctgtcttcctctctctctctctctctctctctctctctcttttgttcGCTTCTGTCTTTTCCGCCCTCGTTCTCTGCAATAATCATATCCAGAAGAACTCTCTGAGCTCTCTCATCAGAGAATCGAAACCACAACTTCTTCCTCTGATACCGCAAACCCAGCACACCCATCGTAAACCCAGCACCTCCGCCTGTCTTTCCTCGCAGAGGTTCCATCTGGATATCTCTCAAAACCccccaaaaccccaaaaaaatggAACAGAAAACCCCACTGCAAACCCTCCCGGAAGCCTCCCCAAAACCCAGCAAGAAAAGCTTCGTCACATCTCTAATGGCCCCCCGCAACCCCTCCTTCCAAGAAGACACCTACCTTGTCTCCAACCTCAAATCATCCGAAAAGAAAGCCCTCCAAGAACTCAAAGACAAGCTCTCCGCCTCGGACTCCGCCTCCGCCGCCATGTGGGGCATTCCTCTTCTGGGCAACGACGAAAAGGCCGACGTTGTCCTCCTCAAGTTCCTCCGGGCCCGGGACTTCCGCGTCCCCGACTCCTTCGCCATGATTACCAAATGCCTGGCGTGGCGGAAGGAGTTCGGTGCCGACGGCGTCGTGGAGGAGGACTTGGGGTTCAAGGAGCTGGAGGGGGTGGTGGCCTACATGCACGGATACGACAAACAGGGGCACCCTGTCTGCTACAACGCCTATGGAGTTTTCAAAGATAAGGAAATGTATGAGAGGATTTTTGGGGACGATGAGAAGCTGAAGAAGTTTCTGAGGTGGAGGGTTCAGGTCCTTGAGAGGGGGATCAATGCCCTACATTTTAAGGCCGGCGGGATTAATTCGATTATTCAGGTCACTGATCTGAAGGACATGCCTAAGAGGGAGCTCAGAGTTGCGTCCAATCAGATCCTCTCTCTGTTTCAGGACAACTACCCTGAAATGGTCGCAAGAAAGGTAATTTAATTAACGTTTTATTTGGCTCAGTGGACTGTAATTTTTGAGGCAATTCACATGTTTGCTAGCTTAAttgttcaaatttttaattgatttgttgTGGGGTTTTACTTTAATTTACTGGAATGTAATGTTTTTAAGTAATTCTGATGTGGGTTTATAATTTGATTTAGTGCACTATATTTTCTTAGCTAATTTCATCTGGGTGGATGTTTCACCGTAAAATCAATGGACAATATAGAAATTAGCCAACTTACTTATTAGCTCTTGCAAGATTTATCTTTTCTCCttaaatttcattttctcataatTTTGAAGCCAAATATTTTGACAACATGTATGGCCGTTGAGCTTCACACGTCGGCTaatctgctctgataccataaagGAAGTTGAGATTCAACCATAAAACCGATTGGCAATGTAGGGAGTATCTAAGGTACTTATAAGCCATTGCAAGGTTGTATTTTCGCTGACATGAGACTTTTTAACCTTCACATTCTCATAATTTCATTCTTCACTTAATATAACTTATTTCACCGATTAGGTTTTTAGTTTGATTCACTgggatgtttttattttttgatgtaATTCTGATCTGGGATTTCGATTTGAATTGATGGACTGTATTTTACTAGTTTTTGAGCTAATTCTTATCTGGGTTTACCTGCTTGCTTACTTAATTGTTCACCTTTTCCTTTAATTACTTGTATTATTTGAGGTAATTTTGATGTGGATGTGGGTTTTctaatttgggtttttttgttcAGATTTTCATCAATGTGCCATGGTACTTCAGTGTGTTGTATTCTATGTTCAGCCCATTTCTGACTCAAAGAACAAAGAGCAAGTTTGTGATAGCAAAGGAAGGAAATGTTGCAGAAACACTCTACAAGTGAGTCCCCTTACCATCAAACATTTAACCTCTTTGTTTTGTACTCTTTGTATAAAAAACTGGTTCTTTAGTTAGGGTTTTGGTCCCCACACAGCTCATTGAACCCATTTCTCCAAAGGGGTTACAATTGGCGGTCGCTTACTAGAGATGGGTATTTATGTTGTTCCGAAACAGGTTCATAAGGCCCGAGGACGTTCCGGTTCAGTACGGCGGCCTGAGTCGACTGAGTGATGCGCAAAACGGCCCCCCCAAACCGGCTTCCGAGTTCACCGTCAAAGGAGGAGAGAAAGTGAACATACAGATTGAGGGGATTGAGGTTCATAAATCTTCTGCATTATTTTTATAACCCTTCATTTTATTCTCTTTAAATTAACGATTTAAATGCTATTAATGTGGTTAATTTTTGGTGCGCTGGTGTTGAAATTGATTAGGCTGATGCAACAATCACATGGGACATAGTAGTGGGAGGGTGGGACTTGGAGTACACTGCAGAGTTTGTGCCAAATGCAGAAGGCAGCTACACCATCCAAGTGGAGAAGCCAAGAAAAGTGATGCCCTCCGAAGAAGCAATCCACAACTCCTTCACTCCTCGTGAAGCAGGGAAGATGGTTTTCTCAGTCGACAACTCTGCCTCCCGCCGGAAAAAGGTAGCTGCATATCGCTACATTGTCCGCAAATCCGCCCCCGTCTAAAGCTAACTTCAACAACTGCGAGGGGATTCATTAGTTAAACTTGTAgtaaggtttttgtttttgcaattTGCAATTTGCTTTCTATGTTGTTTTTTAGGGTTTAAGCAATGGTTGTGAACCTCGTTATTTTGTCTGCTTGAAAGTACTTGTAATGTATAAAAGGATGCATGATATATATCGTTTAATATAAGAGGAAAACATATCTATTGACTTTGGTTTAGTGGCAGTCTCAATTCTTAAGAGTGGGTTTGGACGGGTGGCCTTAAAGTTCCATGGAACCCGAGGTATAATCGCCGCAACTGCACTAAAATGACAAATTGATGGGTGTCTTCTTGGACGTTCTGTGTAGTGCGTTTGTAATGTTTGAGTAGCAGCTTTCTACGGCATGAGTTGGTAACAACCAAAGTCTAAAATAttagaaatatcggtagttcaaaaactcggaaatttcgatggaaatatcgggatattattgatatcgataaaaattgaataaaaaccacgaaaattgtaaaaaaaatttagaaatttttatttaaactttgtaggatgttcctttagttaattatctattagtttatcacacaaaattggaaggaaatgcattgcatgatggatttaaccgatttaagttgattatatagcgagctggcaaacattgtgagtgtagaaaatatgtagtaattaatgaaagaagtttaaacacaccataatcatttatatataatgaattagtacaatattttacactttatacattgcatggtaagatacatgagtgacttagtaccacatagagtttctatcaaggtctaaaatatcgatgatatcggaaatatcggtagcccaaaaacacgaaaatttcgatagaaatatcaggataatattgatattttagactttgGTAACAACTGGGTCTAAAGTTTCGAGTCTTTCATTCAAACATAGCATTAAGTTTGTCTACCTGCAAATACATTAGAGAGAACTTTCACACAATGGATTGAAAAGTTACATGATGAATGAGACAGAAATACGGAACAATTTTTTGGTTACACCCAAGTTTTTCTCGGAAGGGAGAGCTTTTTGCTGGTGTGCAGCTGGTTGATTTGCCTGATGGTCCCAAATAGTAGTGACTGgtgaatgatgatgatgatgtgtcTAGGGCATGAAGCTTGAAAGAGACTGATTAATGGTCACAACATTTGCTTTTGATTTGGTTTCGCTTGTTGTACAAGGATATGGGGGGAGAGGGAGTGTTGGGACTAACAAAAGGTAGCAGAAGTGGGGGATGAAAGATATTGATCACCGTCTGGGGGCCATTGGGTTTGTTGCCTGGGCCTCTAGAATCTGGATTGGGTTTTCGGAACTTCGATGAgaaaaaattacatatttttaGTTGAAAAATAGATAAATAGATACAGCTGATGCTTGTAGTGACGAAAGTAATACAGTGCCATGAAATACGTTTAAGGTACCGGCTCCCTCTTCCCCCATATATTGTTGCATAAATATTTTGAAATACGTAAATATAAGCTGGTGGTGTACGAAAATGACATTCTTTGTAGCAAGAAAACTTGGTACAAGGTACTTGTGATTGATTAAGATTTTGGGGGAGATATTAATCTGAATGCATAAGGTTCATGTTTCGTAAAATTATCATCAAGTTCATCAACTAAAATAGTCCTCAACAGTAAAGAAAGGGTAATTGGTAAGactaaataatattttctaaattacaaaattgtaacataaaataacaaaacatgTCTATGTATTCCTCTACCAATACATGTAGTTGTCTTACCATTTCGcgacaaaaaaatatttatgttGTCGAACTAGAATCGCGTTTGCAATCTAGATGACGAGCTAGAAACTTGTCTGAATCCACACATGTGGTGACTCCGTATAAGGAACCGAGCAAATGTACTTAATGGTTTTATTGAATATTCTTTAAACCCTAATAGCTGTAAAGCTGTGTTTAAGCTAGGGTTTAGTGAGCTGTGTTATTCCCTCTTCTGTGTAAAGCTTGTTAATAAGCTGTAATGCATGTGTTAGAGAGTGTGGAGGTCATCATACTCTCATGCTTGCTTAGCTGACTTGCTTAGCTGCCATTGTCCCctactctcctctctctttcccgATTATTCTTCTATTTATGCTTAATCTTGTAAACTGTTTGAGACAATGAAATATACATTAAGGTTttctatatggtatcagagcagtgaTCCATCGTGGACCTGCATCTGTGTTCTTCCGAAATCCTACCAAATTCAAACCAGTTAAAGCCATTATGGCAACATCATCAGAGAAAGTTTCAAAAAACGAAACTATGGATACCAACCCAATTCAACGTTTGAGCTCAGTGCTCCTAAACGAATTCAACTATCTGCCTTGGTCACGAGCTATTTCTCTCGCTCTTGGAGGACGTGGAAAGCTCCAGTTCATTCAAAAGGATGATATCATGCCCGAAACAACTTCACAAGATTATGCAGCATGGGTGTCCCAAGATCAActtatcatgtcttggctgtTGAATTCTATGGAACCAAAGATGGCTGAGATTTTCAGTTATTCAGTATCATCTCATCACCTTTGGATTTCTGTACGAGACATGTATGGAGATCTAAACAATGCTGCGCGAGTCTTCCAGCTGAAGAAAGATCTTACAGAATTACAACAGGGAAATCTCTCTTTTGTTCAACATCTTGGCAACTTGAAGGCCAAATGGAATGAATTGGATCTCTACAGACCTCATACCACAGACACAACCATTCTTTTAAAGCGtgctgaagaagacaaagtgttCCAGTTGCTTGCCAGCATCGGACCAGAATATGAGGACCTTAAAAGTCATCTCCTGATGACACCTGAACTTCCCACCTTCCAGATGGTCTGTAATGTTATTCAACGCGAAGAAATAAGGAAGAAGGTCATGAATGCAGTCGTTGTCGTTGGAGAATCAGATCTTAGGCCATCAGAAGCAAGAGCCTTCACCTCTTTCAGACCATACAAGGGAAAACGACCAGACTTAAAGTGTTCTCACTGTGTGAAAATAGGTCATCCAGGCATTGGACACATAAAAGAAAAGTGCTggattcttcatccagaacttAAACCCAAGTTCAATGATGATGGAAGAGCACCAAGAAACCAAATGAAGCCTGCCTACACTCCtcaaggaaaccttgtttgcgACAATGTCTCCAAAAATGTGATGAACTCTTCTTCTAGTCCCATTACTCTCATAAATGAATTTGCTAACTTCTTGCAACAGAAACAAGGGAcaacaaatcatgaaaatcctGCAGCCATGCTCGGCAAGTTTGCTGGCTTCCTCGAACAATCAAGCTCAGTGTCACAAAATGATGTGCCAGGTATTGTTGCAACTATTTCCACTGCATTGGATCTTAGTAATAGCCGTGGTTTTTGGATAGTCGACTCAGGAGCTTCTGATCACATGACTAACGATGCATCTTTACTAAATGATTTTCAAAACTTCTCCACTCCTTCTTTTGTCTCCGTAGCTAATGGCACCAAAGTTAGTATAGTAGGCATAGGAAAACTCAAAATCTTCTCAAATAAAAAGGAATCCCTTGTCATGCATGTCCCTTCCTTTCCTTTCAAGTTGCTGTCAGTAGCAAGAATAACACAATTGCTAAATTGTCTTGCAATTTTTTCCACTCACTGTGTGATTTTCCAGGACCGAGTTTCGAAGGAAACGATTGGTAAAGGTTTCTTCCTCAATGGACTGTACTATGTCAActtctcttcaagttttccaAAAGGTTTCTACGTAAACTCAAACACAGTAAACAAGGAGCAGCTGTGGCACATGAGATTAGCTCATCATTCTTCCCATGTtatgtcttttatttttcctaGTTTCTGTAAAGAGATTTCAGATTGTGAAGTTTGTCAAAAATCTAAGTCCACCAGGTTACCCTTTCCCCATTCTCTCTCTAGAGCTACCAAAGTTTTTGAAATTGTCCATTCCGACATTTGGGGACCTGCAACCTTAGAGTCTTTTGATGGCTACAGATTCTTTATatctttcattgatgatttctctAGAACTACCTTTGTGTATTTACTTAAATTCAAGCACGAAGCTTTccagtgtttcaaaaattttcataacttagttcaaaatcattttaactcTAATATTGGCATCTTAAGGTCTGATAATGGCTCTGAGTATACTTCCAAAATCATGACAACTTACTTAAGTGAGCATGGAATCTTGCAACAAACTAGTTGTGTAggaacaccacaacaaaatggtattTCAGAAAGGAAGAACCGAGATTTGCTTGAGAAAACACGATCACTAATGTTACAAGCAAACCTTCCAAAGAAGTTCTGGTCTCAAGCTATACAAACCGCTGCATACATCATAAATCGACTTCCTAGCAGAATCTTGAAGTTTAAATCTCCTTGTCAAATTCTCAAGGGGAGAGATATTAACATAAGTCATCTCCGTGTGTTTGGATGTGTGTGCTATGTGCATATTCAAACTATTCACCGAGATAAACTTGATCCAAGGGCTATCAAGTGTGCATTCGTAGGCTACTCAACTTCCCAAAAGGGATACAAATGCTATGATTCTAAAACCAGAAAGGTGTTTGTATCCAGGGATGTACGGTTTGATGAGACACACTTCTTCTTTCAGAAGCATGATGATGAACCTCAGGGGGAGCTCTCATATGAAGTGTTTCCCACTCCTCTCGTCCTTGATGATCCAAGACTGTCAACGCCGCACAATGAAGCAATTGAGATAGAGCCAGCTCATGAAAATATGGAAGCAAATAATGAAGAAGTCCTCCACGAAAGGAGAGAGCCCCTTGAACAACCTACTCATCCACGAAGGAATCCTTCTCGAAATAGACAACCTCCAGCCAGGCTTGATGATTTTGAAATCTACATGCCTAGATATCCTATTGGACAAATGGTTTTACATAGCAAGACCTCCCCATCTCATGCAGCATTTGTCACTAAGTTAGCTCAACACTCGGAGCCTCGATCCTTCGAAGAGGCAAACCAATCTCCTGTATGGAGATGTGCTATGCTTGAGGAACTGAAGGCACTCGAAGAAACTAAAACTTGGAGCATTGTTTCTCTGCCAAAAGATCAACGTGTGGTTGGGGCAAGATGGATTTACAAGACAAAATTTAACTCAGATGGAACCATCCAGCGGCACAAGGCAAGGTTAGTTGCAAGGGGCTTCACGCAAACCTACGGGGTAGATTACAAAGAAACCTTTGCCCCGGTGGCAAAGATGAACACAGTTAGAGTTCTTCTTTCGGTGGCTATCAATTCACAATGGTctctacatcaaatggatgtaaaaaacgcttttcttcatggagagttggaagaagaagtgtacatgCGCCTACCACCTGGTCATGAACGAGAGAAGGAACAAGGAGTAGTATGCAAGCTTCACAAGGCCATTTACGGtctcaagcaatctccaagggcTTGGTACTCAAAACTAAGCTCTGTCCTTATGTCATCCGGTTTTAAAAGAAGCAATGCAGATTCTTCAATGTTCACTAGGCTTGGCACACATGGAAGATTGGTGGTActtgtttatgt encodes:
- the LOC103433712 gene encoding patellin-6-like; the encoded protein is MEQKTPLQTLPEASPKPSKKSFVTSLMAPRNPSFQEDTYLVSNLKSSEKKALQELKDKLSASDSASAAMWGIPLLGNDEKADVVLLKFLRARDFRVPDSFAMITKCLAWRKEFGADGVVEEDLGFKELEGVVAYMHGYDKQGHPVCYNAYGVFKDKEMYERIFGDDEKLKKFLRWRVQVLERGINALHFKAGGINSIIQVTDLKDMPKRELRVASNQILSLFQDNYPEMVARKIFINVPWYFSVLYSMFSPFLTQRTKSKFVIAKEGNVAETLYKFIRPEDVPVQYGGLSRLSDAQNGPPKPASEFTVKGGEKVNIQIEGIEADATITWDIVVGGWDLEYTAEFVPNAEGSYTIQVEKPRKVMPSEEAIHNSFTPREAGKMVFSVDNSASRRKKVAAYRYIVRKSAPV